The genomic window TTTTTGCACTGACCATTCTTCTTACAGCCTGTAAAAAGAACACATCCGAAAACACAAACGGTCTAAAAGGAACCGGGAAACTTTTAGCCAAGCAGACCTCTCAAACATTGAGCGGAGGCCCGGCAATTGTAAGTGCCCATCGTGTAAACGATCTGATCAAAGTTGATGAAATCAAAAACGCAGGGATCAACAGTTTGGAAGTTGACATTTTTGTCGGTACCAAAAACGGCCAGCCTACTTGTTTGATCGGACATGAAGCTGCCACAGCCACCGGTCAGACCTTGGTCGAATACTTTGCTAATCTCAATCAGAAGATGAGTGGTTTTGAATTCTTGTGGTTAGACTGTAAAGACCTTAACAGTACTGCTAACGAGCAGCTTTTTAAAACTACGCTTGAACAGCTGGATAATCTTTATGGCATCAAAAACAGGGTCTTGGTTGAAAGCCGTTACATTTCTTACCTTGTTAACCTGAAGCAGGATGGTTGGAAAGTGAGCTACTATTGCAATTGGGAAGATGTATATGGGAAACCTGCTGCACAACAGCAGACTGCCATGGCCGCAATGTATAGTCAATTAACTACTTATGGCATAGACGGCATTAGCTACGACGCTGCAGCAGACGATCCGATGAAGAATTACTTTTCATCGAAAACTGTAGCTGGTCAACCTGTCAAAATGTATGCATGGGCACTCTCAAGGTATTATGGCGAAACCGACTTAACTACAAAGTTAGCAGGCTATAGTCATCTAAGCGTGTTATTGATTGCTTTTTATCCGCAACAGATTACGTTGGTTAATGGGGCTAACTATAAGCTCGTATCTGCTTTGGCCAATGAACCCAGTAAGGTAGCTGATGTAAATGACTCGCCTCCTGTAAACGGTTCAGATGTATCGCTCTGGACAAACAATTATCCCACATCGAATAACCAGGTATTTAAGTTAAGGTCTCTAGGAGGCGGATATTATGCTTTGAAAAGCCTTGCGGATACAACCAAGGCACTTAATGTTCTTGGTGGAGGGTCTGC from Flavobacterium sp. W4I14 includes these protein-coding regions:
- a CDS encoding hypothetical protein (product_source=Hypo-rule applied; cath_funfam=2.80.10.50; pfam=PF14200; smart=SM00458; superfamily=50370), encoding MLNKNLSKIYSAVFALTILLTACKKNTSENTNGLKGTGKLLAKQTSQTLSGGPAIVSAHRVNDLIKVDEIKNAGINSLEVDIFVGTKNGQPTCLIGHEAATATGQTLVEYFANLNQKMSGFEFLWLDCKDLNSTANEQLFKTTLEQLDNLYGIKNRVLVESRYISYLVNLKQDGWKVSYYCNWEDVYGKPAAQQQTAMAAMYSQLTTYGIDGISYDAAADDPMKNYFSSKTVAGQPVKMYAWALSRYYGETDLTTKLAGYSHLSVLLIAFYPQQITLVNGANYKLVSALANEPSKVADVNDSPPVNGSDVSLWTNNYPTSNNQVFKLRSLGGGYYALKSLADTTKALNVLGGGSANSTAVQVYNFTNTTAQRWQINYAGSGYYNLTPACAPGKNLDVNGGSTANDTPIQIYSAHTYNSQKFRLVKQ